From the Enterobacter pseudoroggenkampii genome, the window AACCGCTGTCGTCAAACAGGTCGTCCACATGGTTATGTGGGCAAGTTTGGGTTGAGCCGTATCAAACTGCGTGAAGCCGCTATGCGCGGTGAAGTGCCAGGCTTGAAAAAGGCTAGCTGGTAATTACCAATTGAATCACGGGAGTAAAGACAGATGAGCATGCAAGATCCGATCGCGGATATGCTGACCCGTATCCGTAACGGTCAGGCCGCGAACAAAGTTGCGGTCACCATGCCTTCCGCCAAGCTGAAAGTGGCAATTGCCAACGTGCTGAAGGAAGAAGGTTTTATCGAAGATTTTAAAGTTGAAGGCGACACCAAGCCGGAACTGGAACTTACTCTCAAGTATTTCCAGGGTAAAGCTGTTGTAGAAAGCATTCAGCGTGTCAGCCGCCCAGGCCTGCGCATCTATAAGAAAAAAGATGAGCTGCCAAAAGTTATGGCTGGTCTTGGTATCGCAGTTGTTTCTACCTCTAAAGGTGTTATGACTGATCGTGCAGCGCGCCAGGCTGGTCTTGGTGGCGAAATTATCTGCTACGTAGCCTAATCGGAGGAAAGAATGTCTCGTGTTGCTAAAGCACCGGTCGTTATTCCTGCCGGCGTTGATGTAAAAATCGACGGTCAGGTTATTACGATCAAAGGTAAAAACGGCGAGCTGACTCGTACCCTCAACAAAGCTGTTGAAGTTAAACATGCAGATAACGCTCTGACCTTCGGTCCACGTGATGGTTTCGTGGATGGTTGGGCTCAGGCTGGTACCGCGCGTGCCCTGCTGAACTCAATGGTTGTTGGTGTTACCGAAGGCTTCACTAAAAAGCTTCAGCTGGTTGGTGTAGGTTATCGTGCAGCTATCAAAGGGAATGCAGTAGGCCTGTCTCTGGGCTTCTCACACCCTGTTGAGCATCCGCTGCCGGCCGGTATCACTGCAGAATGTCCGACTCAAACTGAAATCGTGCTGAAAGGCGCTGATAAACAGCTGATCGGTCAGGTTGCAGCAGATCTGCGCGCCTACCGTCGTCCTGAGCCTTACAAAGGCAAGGGTGTTCGTTACGCCGACGAAGTCGTGCGTACCAAAGAGGCTAAGAAGAAGTAAGGTAACACTATGGATAAGAAATCTGCTCGTATCCGTCGTGCGACCCGCGCACGCCGCAAGCTCAAAGAGCTGGGTGCAACTCGCCTGGTGGTACATCGTACCCCGCGTCATATTTACGCACAGGTAATTGCACCGAACGGTTCTGAAGTTCTGGTAGCTGCTTCTACTGTAGAAAAAGCTATCTCAGAACAATTGAAGTACACCGGTAACAAAGACGCCGCTGCAGCTGTAGGTAAAGCTGTTGCTGAACGCGCTCTGGAAAAAGGCATCAGCAATGTTTCCTTTGACCGTTCCGGGTTCCAATATCATGGTCGTGTCCAGGCACTGGCAGATGCTGCCCGTGAAGCTGGCCTTCAGTTCTAAGGTAGAGGTGTAAGATGGCTCACATCGAAAAACAGGCTGGCGAACTGCAGGAAAAGCTGATCGCGGTAAACCGCGTATCTAAAACCGTTAAAGGTGGTCGTATTTTCTCCTTCACAGCTCTGACTGTAGTAGGCGATGGTAACGGTCGCGTTGGTTTTGGTTACGGTAAAGCGCGTGAAGTTCCAGCAGCGATCCAGAAAGCGATGGAAAAAGCCCGTCGCAACATGATTAACGTCGCGCTGAACAACGGCACCCTGCAGCACCCAGTTAAAGGTGTTCACACGGGTTCTCGTGTATTCATGCAG encodes:
- the rpsH gene encoding 30S ribosomal protein S8, which codes for MSMQDPIADMLTRIRNGQAANKVAVTMPSAKLKVAIANVLKEEGFIEDFKVEGDTKPELELTLKYFQGKAVVESIQRVSRPGLRIYKKKDELPKVMAGLGIAVVSTSKGVMTDRAARQAGLGGEIICYVA
- the rplF gene encoding 50S ribosomal protein L6, whose translation is MSRVAKAPVVIPAGVDVKIDGQVITIKGKNGELTRTLNKAVEVKHADNALTFGPRDGFVDGWAQAGTARALLNSMVVGVTEGFTKKLQLVGVGYRAAIKGNAVGLSLGFSHPVEHPLPAGITAECPTQTEIVLKGADKQLIGQVAADLRAYRRPEPYKGKGVRYADEVVRTKEAKKK
- the rplR gene encoding 50S ribosomal protein L18; the encoded protein is MDKKSARIRRATRARRKLKELGATRLVVHRTPRHIYAQVIAPNGSEVLVAASTVEKAISEQLKYTGNKDAAAAVGKAVAERALEKGISNVSFDRSGFQYHGRVQALADAAREAGLQF
- the rpsE gene encoding 30S ribosomal protein S5; this encodes MAHIEKQAGELQEKLIAVNRVSKTVKGGRIFSFTALTVVGDGNGRVGFGYGKAREVPAAIQKAMEKARRNMINVALNNGTLQHPVKGVHTGSRVFMQPASEGTGIIAGGAMRAVLEVAGVHNVLAKAYGSTNPINVVRATIDGLENMNSPEMVAAKRGKSVEEILG